A stretch of Gouania willdenowi chromosome 21, fGouWil2.1, whole genome shotgun sequence DNA encodes these proteins:
- the dnajc3a gene encoding dnaJ homolog subfamily C isoform X2 — protein MEMGKKLLAAGQLADALSHFHAAVDGDPKNYMAYYRRATVFLAMGKSKSALPDLSRVIELKPDFTSARLQRGNLLLKQGKLDEAESDYKKVLKSSPTEKEEKEASGQLTKSDELQRLLAQSRRSFQKKDYVTAAAELDAIIDTCVWDAASREMRAECWIELGEVGKAIGDLKAASKLRNDNTQAFYKLSTIYYNLGDHEMSLNEVRECLKLDPDHKQCYSHYKQVKKLNKQIQSAEELIQEQRFEEAVSKYEAVMKTEPNVHLFSLLAKARICHALSQSQEASRAISVCSEALESNPENVDLLKDRAEAYIQDEQYEEALNDYETASKHSEGDRQIKEGLEKAQRLLKQSRKRDYYKILGVKRTAQKKEIIKAYRKLAQQWHPDNFQDPVEKKKAEKKFIDIAQAKEVLTDPEMRTKFDHGEDPMDPESQQGHSFHGGSQHFQGFNPFGSGPFNFKFNFN, from the exons ATGGAGATGGGGAAGAAGCTCCTTGCTGCTGGTCAGCTAGCAGACGCCCTCTCTCATTTCCATGCTGCTGTGG ATGGAGATCCTAAGAACTACATGGCGTACTACAGGAGAGCCACTGTGTTTCTCGCCATGGGGAAATCCAAATCTGCACTGCCAGATTTAAGCAGAGTTATTGAACTCAAACCAGACTTCACATCT GCGCGCCTGCAGAGAGGAAACCTTCTGTTGAAGCAGGGGAAGCTGGATGAAGCAGAGAGCGACTACAAGAAGGTG CTGAAGTCCAGTCCCACAGAGAAAGAGGAGAAGGAGGCATCTGGTCAGCTGACAAAGTCCGACGAACTCCAGCGACTGCTGGCTCAGTCACGCAGAAGCTTCCAGAAGAAGGATTACGTGACGGCTGCTGCAGAGCTCGACGCCATCATCGAC ACGTGCGTTTGGGACGCAGCCTCTCGAGAGATGAGAGCAGAGTGTTGGATTGAACTGGGAGAAGTGGGGAAGGCCATTGGTGACCTCAAAGCTGCATCCAAGCTGAGGAACGACAACACACAGGCGTTCTACAAGCTCAGCACCATCTACTATAACCTCGGTGATCATGAAATGTCTTTGAA CGAGGTGCGAGAGTGCCTGAAGCTGGACCCTGATCACAAGCAGTGTTACAGCCATTACAAGCAGGTGAAGAAACTCAACAAACAGATCCAGTCTGCGGAGGAGCTCATCCAGGAGCAGAG GTTTGAAGAAGCCGTGAGTAAATACGAGGCAGTCATGAAGACTGAGCCCAATGTGCATCTCTTCTCACTCCTAGCCAAAGCACGAATCTGCCATGCATTATCACAG AGTCAGGAGGCAAGCAGAGCTATCTCAGTGTGTAGCGAAGCCCTGGAATCAAACCCAGAGAATGTGGATTTGCTGAAGGACAGAGCTGAGGCCTACATACAGGATGAGCAGTATGAAGAAG CTCTTAACGACTACGAGACGGCCAGTAAGCACAGCGAGGGTGACCGTCAGATCAAAGAAGGACTGGAAAAAGCCCAGCGACTCCTGAAACAGTCTAGGAAAAGGGATTACTATAAGATCCTAGGAGTGAAGAG GACTGCCCAGAAAAAGGAGATTATAAAAGCCTACAGGAAACTGGCACAGCAGTGGCACCCGGATAACTTCCAGGATCCGGTGGAAAAGAAGAAAGCAGAGAAGAAGTTCATAGACATCGCTCAGGCTAAAGAGGTTCTCACTGATCCAG AGATGAGAACTAAGTTTGACCATGGAGAAGACCCCATGGACCCAGAGAGCCAGCAGGGTCACTCGTTTCATGGAGGTTCCCAACATTTTCAGGGTTTCAATCCTTTTGGCTCGGGACCCTTTAACTTCAAGTTCAACTTTAACTGA
- the dnajc3a gene encoding dnaJ homolog subfamily C isoform X1 — protein sequence MVSMDHVYNKILTYLPYVLVLMDMRYEGVKCGQDVDNHMEMGKKLLAAGQLADALSHFHAAVDGDPKNYMAYYRRATVFLAMGKSKSALPDLSRVIELKPDFTSARLQRGNLLLKQGKLDEAESDYKKVLKSSPTEKEEKEASGQLTKSDELQRLLAQSRRSFQKKDYVTAAAELDAIIDTCVWDAASREMRAECWIELGEVGKAIGDLKAASKLRNDNTQAFYKLSTIYYNLGDHEMSLNEVRECLKLDPDHKQCYSHYKQVKKLNKQIQSAEELIQEQRFEEAVSKYEAVMKTEPNVHLFSLLAKARICHALSQSQEASRAISVCSEALESNPENVDLLKDRAEAYIQDEQYEEALNDYETASKHSEGDRQIKEGLEKAQRLLKQSRKRDYYKILGVKRTAQKKEIIKAYRKLAQQWHPDNFQDPVEKKKAEKKFIDIAQAKEVLTDPEMRTKFDHGEDPMDPESQQGHSFHGGSQHFQGFNPFGSGPFNFKFNFN from the exons ATGGTTTCCATGGACCATGTATATAATAAGATACTAACTTACCTGCCATACGTTCTTGTTTTGATGGACATGAGGTATGAAG GAGTGAAATGTGGTCAAGACGTGGACAATCACATGGAGATGGGGAAGAAGCTCCTTGCTGCTGGTCAGCTAGCAGACGCCCTCTCTCATTTCCATGCTGCTGTGG ATGGAGATCCTAAGAACTACATGGCGTACTACAGGAGAGCCACTGTGTTTCTCGCCATGGGGAAATCCAAATCTGCACTGCCAGATTTAAGCAGAGTTATTGAACTCAAACCAGACTTCACATCT GCGCGCCTGCAGAGAGGAAACCTTCTGTTGAAGCAGGGGAAGCTGGATGAAGCAGAGAGCGACTACAAGAAGGTG CTGAAGTCCAGTCCCACAGAGAAAGAGGAGAAGGAGGCATCTGGTCAGCTGACAAAGTCCGACGAACTCCAGCGACTGCTGGCTCAGTCACGCAGAAGCTTCCAGAAGAAGGATTACGTGACGGCTGCTGCAGAGCTCGACGCCATCATCGAC ACGTGCGTTTGGGACGCAGCCTCTCGAGAGATGAGAGCAGAGTGTTGGATTGAACTGGGAGAAGTGGGGAAGGCCATTGGTGACCTCAAAGCTGCATCCAAGCTGAGGAACGACAACACACAGGCGTTCTACAAGCTCAGCACCATCTACTATAACCTCGGTGATCATGAAATGTCTTTGAA CGAGGTGCGAGAGTGCCTGAAGCTGGACCCTGATCACAAGCAGTGTTACAGCCATTACAAGCAGGTGAAGAAACTCAACAAACAGATCCAGTCTGCGGAGGAGCTCATCCAGGAGCAGAG GTTTGAAGAAGCCGTGAGTAAATACGAGGCAGTCATGAAGACTGAGCCCAATGTGCATCTCTTCTCACTCCTAGCCAAAGCACGAATCTGCCATGCATTATCACAG AGTCAGGAGGCAAGCAGAGCTATCTCAGTGTGTAGCGAAGCCCTGGAATCAAACCCAGAGAATGTGGATTTGCTGAAGGACAGAGCTGAGGCCTACATACAGGATGAGCAGTATGAAGAAG CTCTTAACGACTACGAGACGGCCAGTAAGCACAGCGAGGGTGACCGTCAGATCAAAGAAGGACTGGAAAAAGCCCAGCGACTCCTGAAACAGTCTAGGAAAAGGGATTACTATAAGATCCTAGGAGTGAAGAG GACTGCCCAGAAAAAGGAGATTATAAAAGCCTACAGGAAACTGGCACAGCAGTGGCACCCGGATAACTTCCAGGATCCGGTGGAAAAGAAGAAAGCAGAGAAGAAGTTCATAGACATCGCTCAGGCTAAAGAGGTTCTCACTGATCCAG AGATGAGAACTAAGTTTGACCATGGAGAAGACCCCATGGACCCAGAGAGCCAGCAGGGTCACTCGTTTCATGGAGGTTCCCAACATTTTCAGGGTTTCAATCCTTTTGGCTCGGGACCCTTTAACTTCAAGTTCAACTTTAACTGA